A single region of the Phalacrocorax carbo chromosome 4, bPhaCar2.1, whole genome shotgun sequence genome encodes:
- the ADRA2C gene encoding alpha-2C adrenergic receptor has product MDLLLVVNTSLGSPNESLALPPSSPSSSALLQPPSPYSPAAVASLAAVVGFLIVFTIVGNVLVVIAVLTSRALRAPQNLFLVSLASADILVATLVMPFSLANELMNYWYFGKAWCNIYLALDVLFCTSSIVHLCAISLDRYWSVTQAVEYNLKRTPRRIKAIILTVWLISAVISFPPLISMYRDPEGDGFPQCKLNDETWYILSSCIGSFFAPCLIMVLVYIRIYRVAKLRTRTLSEKRTMPEGSSQTENGLSRAAGGCTSLRMQLGENGHYSVHHWRKASELEDIELEESSTSESRRRRSREEHPRKSSKSQSFSYSYSSKHSSSRLSRSSNRSMQFFSYRRRRKRSSICRKKVTQAREKRFTFVLAVVMGVFVVCWFPFFFSYSLYGICREACEVPETLFKFFFWIGYCNSSLNPVIYTIFNQDFRRSFKHILFKKKKKNFRQ; this is encoded by the coding sequence ATGgatctgctgctggtggtgaaCACCAGCCTGGGCTCCCCCAACGAGTCCCTGGCGCTGCCCCCCTCCTCGCCCTCCTCCTCGGCCCTCCTGCAGCCGCCCTCCCCCTACTCCCCGGCGGCGGTGGCCAGCCTGGCGGCCGTGGTGGGCTTCCTCATCGTCTTCACCATCGTGGGCAACGTGCTGGTGGTGATAGCTGTGCTCACCAGCCGGGCCCTGCGAGCCCCCCAGAACCTCTTCCTGGTGTCCCTGGCCAGCGCGGACATCCTGGTGGCTACCCTCGTCATGCCTTTCTCCTTAGCCAACGAGCTTATGAATTACTGGTACTTCGGCAAGGCTTGGTGTAACATTTACCTGGCGCTGGATGTGCTCTTCTGCACCTCCTCCATCGTCCACCTGTGTGCCATCAGCCTCGACAGGTATTGGTCAGTCACACAGGCGGTGGAGTACAACCTCAAACGGACCCCCCGGCGGATCAAGGCCATCATCCTCACTGTCTGGCTCATTTCAGCCGTCATCTCCTTCCCGCCATTGATCTCCATGTACCGGGACCCTGAAGGAGATGGCTTTCCCCAGTGCAAGCTCAATGATGAGACATGGTACATCCTTTCTTCTTGCATTGGCTCTTTCTTTGCCCCCTGCCTCATCATGGTATTGGTCTATATCCGCATCTACCGTGTGGCCAAGCTAAGGACCAGGACCCTCTCTGAGAAGCGTACGATGCCAGAGGGGTCCTCGCAGACTGAGAATGGCTTGAGCCGCGCTGCTGGCGGCTGCACGTCCCTGAGGATGCAGCTGGGAGAGAATGGACATTATTCAGTGCACCACTGGCGCAAAGCCTCTGAGTTGGAGGACATTgagctggaggagagcagcaCCTCAGAGAGCAGACGGAGGCGGAGCCGGGAGGAGCATCCCCGCAAAAGCAGCAAGAGCCAGTCCTTCTCCTACTCATATTCCTCCAAGCACTCGAGTAGCCGTCTGTCCCGCTCTAGCAATCGCTCCATGCAGTTCTTCTCATATCGCCGTCGCCGGAAGCGTAGCAGCATCTGCCGTAAGAAAGTCACCCAGGCCCGGGAGAAACGCTTCACTTTTGTGCTGGCCGTGGTCATGGGGGTCTTTGTAGTTTGCTGgttccctttcttcttcagctaCAGCCTCTATGGCATTTGCCGGGAGGCATGCGAAGTCCCTGAGACTCTCTTCAAGTTCTTCTTCTGGATTGGGTATTGCAATAGCTCCCTCAACCCAGTCATCTACACTATCTTCAACCAGGACTTCCGCAGGTCCTTTAAACACATTCTCtttaagaagaagaagaagaactTCCGGCAGTGA